Proteins from a single region of Festucalex cinctus isolate MCC-2025b chromosome 19, RoL_Fcin_1.0, whole genome shotgun sequence:
- the gngt1 gene encoding guanine nucleotide-binding protein G(T) subunit gamma-T1 produces MPVINVEDLTDKDKALMEVNQLKVEVKLQRWLTSKCCEEIKDYIQAGVEEDTLVKGISEEKNPFKEKGGCVLC; encoded by the exons ATGCCGGTAATAAATGTAGAAGACTTGACAGACAAAGACAAAGCTCTGATGGAAGTTAACCAACTTAAAGTTGAAGTGAAACTTCAGAGGTGGTTG ACATCTAAATGCTGCGAGGAGATCAAGGACTACATTCAGGCTGGAGTGGAGGAGGACACTCTTGTCAAAGGCATTTCAGAGGAGAAGAACCCCTTTAAGGAGAAAGGTGGCTGTGTCCTTTGTTAG
- the tfpi2 gene encoding tissue factor pathway inhibitor 2 has protein sequence MEFYLLALFAFLSSFYKALALRPRGVCLLQVDEGPCRGEMGRYYYNTITQKCELFYYGGCQGNANNFKTYHECHKTCFRIPKIPQMCRFPMEEGPCRAIFSRYFFNMTSMQCELFYYGGCQGNDNRFPDLASCKEYCSPRKTVPVLCLDPLDKGKCSTSIPRYYYNKTTKMCEEFMYSGCGGSSNNFVSRHSCMDVCVKGAKKSSGGKMRRLRRNRITFLQA, from the exons ATGGAGTTTTACTTATTGGCCTTATTTGCCTTTTTGTCCTCTTTTTACAAAGCGTTGGCGCTGCGCCCCCGAG GTGTGTGCCTCCTGCAAGTAGACGAGGGTCCCTGCAGAGGCGAAATGGGACGTTATTACTACAACACCATCACTCAAAAGTGCGAGCTTTTCTACTACGGAGGGTGCCAAGGCAACGCCAACAACTTCAAGACTTACCACGAGTGCCACAAAACATGCTTTAGAATACCAA AAATCCCTCAGATGTGCCGGTTTCCCATGGAAGAGGGTCCCTGCCGAGCCATCTTCAGCCGCTATTTCTTCAACATGACCAGCATGCAGTGTGAGCTTTTTTACTACGGCGGCTGCCAGGGCAATGACAACCGCTTCCCGGACTTGGCCTCCTGCAAGGAGTACTGCAGTCCGCGAAAAA cggTTCCTGTGCTGTGCCTGGACCCTCTGGACAAAGGGAAATGTTCCACCTCCATTCCACGCTACTATTACAACAAGACCACAAAGATGTGCGAGGAGTTCATGTACTCGGGCTGCGGGGGGAGCAGCAACAATTTTGTCTCCAGGCACAGCTGCATGGACGTGTGTGTTAAAG GAGCGAAAAAGAGCAGCGGAGGGAAAATGCGTCGCTTGAGACGAAATCGCATCACTTTCTTGCAAGCGTAG